The window GGGTGCCCAACAGTTCCTCAATCACCGCCACCATACGGTGATCGGTCGGGCACTCGTAGCCCGGCACCGAAGCGTGCAGCTCCTCGATGGTCAGACGGCCCGGCCAACGCTGGCTTACCGGCTCCAGCGCCTGGTGCACCAGCTCGTTGATGTTGTCGAGCGTCATGCCGGGCAGCGGGCGGATATCCAGGTGCAGCTCACAGCAGGCGCAGATGCGGTTGGCCGCGTCGCCGCCGTTGATATGGCCGAAGTTCATGGTCGGGTAAGGCACGGCGAACGCCGGGTTGTTGTAGCGTTCCTGCAGCGTTTTGCGCAGCTCAATCAATTGGCCGATGGATTCATGCATCAGATCGATGGCGTTGACGCCGCGTGCCGGATCGCTGGAGTGGCCGGACTGGCCGACGATGCGAATGGCGTTGGCGATATGGCCCTTGTGGGCGCGCACCGGCTGCAGCGAGGTTGGCTCGCCGATGATGGCGAAGTCTGGGCGAATGGCGGTAGAGGCGGCGAAATAACGCGCGCCGGCCATCGTCGTTTCTTCATCTGCGGTTGCCAGAATGTACAGCGGCTTGGTCAGCTTGCCGGCGTCGATGTCGCGCACCGCGTCCAGAATAAAGGCGAAGAAGCCTTTCATGTCGGCGGTGCCCAGACCGTACAGCTTGTTGTCGTGTTCGGTCAGGGTAAAGGGATCGCGCGTCCAGCGGCCGTCGTCGTAGGGCACGGTATCGGTGTGGCCCGCCAACAGCAGGCCGCCGCTGCCTTCGCCAATGCTGGCCAGCAGGTTGAATTTGTTGCGGGTGTCCGGCACCGGCTGAACGTCGACGCGAAAGCCCAGATCGGCAAACCAGCCCGCCAGCAAGTTGATTAATGCTTCATTACTCTGATCGAGGGCGCCGTCGGTGGCGCTGATCGACGGAGTGGCGATCAACGCCCGGTACAGCTCAATAAATGGAGGTAATTTCATCTTCACTGTTGACAGCCTTTGGTTAGGGTAGTATCAATATTCATGCATTTATTTTGAATAAAAATACAGTAAGCTGGAGCGTAAGGGAACCCGATACCCGGATGTTTATAAAAACATCAACGCTCGACCTGGTGGGTGAACGGCGAAACAACGCTGGCGAGCCCTGTTACCTGAGTCGAATACGACTATACGCAGTCAAGAAGGTGAACGGCCACATGTTGAATACGCTGATTGTTGGTGCCAGCGGTTACGCCGGAGCGGAGCTCACGGCCTACCTTAATCGCCACCCACACATGAACATAACCGCTTTAGCGGTTTCAGCGCAAAGTGCAGATGCAGGAAAATTGCTTTCCGATCTGCATCCCCAGTTGAAAGGCATCGTCGATCTGCCGCTGCAGCCGCTGGTGGACGTTGCCGAAGCGGCCAAAGGCATCGACGTGGTATTTCTCGCTACCGCCCATGAAGTCAGCCACGACATCGCGCCGGCGTTCCTGGCGGCGGGCTGTGTGGTGTTCGACCTCTCCGGCGCCTTTCGCGTGCAGGACGCCGGTTTCTACAGCCAGTATTACGGCTTCGAACACCAGCATGGCGATCTGCTGGCGCAGGCGGTGTACGGCCTGGCGGAATGGCAGAGTGAGCAGATCAAACAGGCGCAGCTGATCGCCGTACCGGGCTGCTACCCGACGGCGGCGCAGCTGGCGCTGAGGCCGCTGATTGAAAAACAGCTGCTGAACCTCGATCAGTGGCCGGTGATCAACGCCACCAGCGGCGTCAGCGGCGCCGGGCGCAAGGCCAGCGTCACCACCAGCTTCTGTGAGGTGAGCCTGCAGCCGTACGGCATCTTCAACCACCGTCACCACCCGGAAATTGTGGCGCATCTGGGCGTGCCGGTCATCTTTACGCCACATTTGGGTAACTTCCCGCGTGGTATTCTCGAAACCATTACCTGCCGCCTGAAGGCCGGCGTGACCGCGCAAGACGTGGCCGCCGCCTATCACGCCGCTTATGACGACAAACCGCTGGTGCGCCTGTACGACCAGGGGGTACCGGCGCTGAAAGCGGTGGTGGGTTTGCCGTTCTGCGACATCGGTTTTGCGGTGCAGGGCGAGCATCTGATCGCTGTAGCGGCGGAAGACAACCTGCTGAAAGGCGCGGCCGCGCAGGCGGTGCAATGCCTGAATATTCGTTTCGGGTTCCCGGAAACCCAGTCACTACTTTAAACCAGCGTGAGTAAACAGCGATGAACCCGTTAATTATCAAGTTAGGTGGCGTGTTATTAGACAGTG is drawn from Serratia entomophila and contains these coding sequences:
- the argE gene encoding acetylornithine deacetylase translates to MKLPPFIELYRALIATPSISATDGALDQSNEALINLLAGWFADLGFRVDVQPVPDTRNKFNLLASIGEGSGGLLLAGHTDTVPYDDGRWTRDPFTLTEHDNKLYGLGTADMKGFFAFILDAVRDIDAGKLTKPLYILATADEETTMAGARYFAASTAIRPDFAIIGEPTSLQPVRAHKGHIANAIRIVGQSGHSSDPARGVNAIDLMHESIGQLIELRKTLQERYNNPAFAVPYPTMNFGHINGGDAANRICACCELHLDIRPLPGMTLDNINELVHQALEPVSQRWPGRLTIEELHASVPGYECPTDHRMVAVIEELLGTRTQVVNYCTEAPFVQQVCPTLVLGPGSINQAHQPDEYIDTAFIEPTRKLLGQLVDHFCQQ
- the argC gene encoding N-acetyl-gamma-glutamyl-phosphate reductase — its product is MLNTLIVGASGYAGAELTAYLNRHPHMNITALAVSAQSADAGKLLSDLHPQLKGIVDLPLQPLVDVAEAAKGIDVVFLATAHEVSHDIAPAFLAAGCVVFDLSGAFRVQDAGFYSQYYGFEHQHGDLLAQAVYGLAEWQSEQIKQAQLIAVPGCYPTAAQLALRPLIEKQLLNLDQWPVINATSGVSGAGRKASVTTSFCEVSLQPYGIFNHRHHPEIVAHLGVPVIFTPHLGNFPRGILETITCRLKAGVTAQDVAAAYHAAYDDKPLVRLYDQGVPALKAVVGLPFCDIGFAVQGEHLIAVAAEDNLLKGAAAQAVQCLNIRFGFPETQSLL